The following DNA comes from Streptomyces sp. NBC_00690.
CGTCGGCGTCGACGACGCGCAGCAGTTCGGCGAGCGCGTTCGGCTCGGGCGCGCTGTCGTCGTGGAGGAGCCAGAGCCACTGGACCGGCTCGCCGTAGGGGAGTTCCGGCATGTCGTAGGCGTCGTCGTGCCACGTCCTGGTGGCGGGGTCCCAGCCGCTGGGCCGCTTCAGGTAGGGCAGGTCCTCCGGGGTGAGCACGGGGGCCGTGCGCACGGCTTCGTCGACCGCGCCGCCGAAGCCGGTGCGGCGCGCGAGGTGGAGCACTCGATGGGTGCCGAGGGAGTCGGTGAGCAGCCGCGCGCACTCGTCGGCACTGCCGGTGTCCGCGGCGATGACGTTCTGTACGGGGCGTTCCTGGCCGAGGAGTCCGGCGAGGGTGTCGGGGAGCCAGCGTGCGCCGTCGTGGGAGACGAGCACGGCGGTGACGACGTGCCGGGGGAACTCCTGCGGGTGTGCGGGGGAGAACGCGGCTGTGGTGGCGGACATCGAGGTACGGGCCCTCCGGCCGGGGTCGCCCCGTGCGGGGGCGCTGAAGCATCTGGGACGGGGCCCAACACTAACGGTAGGGAAAAGGGCAGGAGCGCTAAGCGATGTGACGTACGGGGTGAAGTGTGCTGTTGGGGCGAGAGATGCACATCAGGTGCCAGGGACCGCTGATGTGATGGTCGGTCGGAGTTCGGTCGGAGTCTCGGGGGCGCGGGGCGCGGCATCAACGAGGGGTACACAGCGCGGGAAGGGAGACGGGAAGGGGGGTGGATCGCGATGGTCGGCGACCCATGACTGCCGGGGCGTATCCCGGACGCTCTCCAGCCCGTTGGTAGAAAGGGGACAGCGGGCAGCCGTCGGCGGACCCGGGCGGCGAGGAGTCGCTCAGCCGGGAGTGGCGCGGCAGCCCTGGGCAGATCGGTCGGCTTCGGCCGGGGTCGCGAAGGTCGGGTATGGGGCCCTGGAGGAGTCACGGGACGGGTGGTTGTGGAGGGGTCACCCGGCGACACACCGCAACCAGCGGCCGGCATCCGATGGCCGATGCGTCCGGGAGGTGCGGTGGGCCGGGGTTCTGGGCCCACCCGGGCCACTCCCCCGCATCTGGGGTGGGGTCGATCGCCCAGGCTTCGGCCAGCAAACGAACCGGACGAGCCCGCCCGGTGCCGCACTTGAGCGTTCCACCATCGGAATCGAACCGGGTTTATGCGTCGACCCATCGAGCGGATATCCCGGACGGAGGCTGCTGATCGTGTTGATGGTGACGGGGAATCCCGTTCGAGGCACAGGCCCACCGCTCATGGAAAACGGTCCGCCGGTCGCGTTCAGAACGCGATCGACGAACCGTCTTCGATACTCTTATGTGTCGTTCAGTCAGGTTCGGTATATCCGTTCGGTTTTTCAGACGGCAGCCTTCTTCAATCGGCGCCGCTCCCGTTCGGACAGCCCTCCCCAGATACCGAATCTCTCATCGTTGGCCAGGGCGTACTCAAGGCATTCCGAACGGACTTCGCAGGCGAGGCAGACCTTCTTCGCCTCGCGAGTGGAGCCGCCCTTTTCGGGGAAGAAGGACTCGGGATCGGTCTGCGCGCACAACGCGCGCTCTTGCCAGCCGATTTCGTCATCCGCGTCCTCGACCAGCAGTTGTTCGAACAGCTCGGTCATGTGCGCCCCTCGTCTGTCTTTTCGTCCCCGTGATGTTGCCGTGATCGATATCGGCCGAACGACACGAGTGAAATTACAAGTGTGTGCATCCGGGCCAGTCAAGCCGGGATCTGCTATTGGGCCCCGTATTCACTCTGCGGAACCAAGGCTATGCGGAAAGTGTTCAAATCACCAAAAACCTGACACCCGCCAGCAGGCCCGCTCCGCACTCATGCGCGCCCCCTCACCAAAGAGGACGACGCCGGGTTCGATCTTGTTGCGAACGGGCCGCCGAAGCGATCCGGATCACAGTCCGAACCCGAACCCCCAAGAGCACCGTGACCTCCACAAACCCGATGGACGCGACGAGCGCGGTTGCTGCCGCATGTGTCCCTGGCTCCCACTGAACAAACCTTTCTCCGGATTCCGTAACCGGATGAGGTGAAACATTGCCGCCAAATCGGTCATTGAGTTGACATGAAAGAGGCGAACCCGGCACCTTGGATGTCATGCCAGCCATCTCAGCGCCTCTCGCGACCCCCGCACGAGGGTTCCGCAACGCTGTCCAGGTGCGCTGTTGCTGTTGCTGTTCCAGCTGTTGATGCCCTAGCGCTCCAGCACTCTTCTCCGCCGTCTCGCTCGGCCGCAGCACCCCACCGTGTTCCTGCTCGCCGCCGTGCCCCCCACGCCGCCCGTGCACCGTTCATCGCCGAGGACCCACGCATCCCATGAACAGCGACAGCGACCTCCAGATCGCCGGCGACATCCTCGCCGTACAGCACCTCCTCCAGCCCGCGCCGGAGCACCCCTCCACGGTCTCCGACTTCGTCCGCCTCGCCCGCACCATCACCGCCGACCGCGCCCGCTGGGCCCACCTCGTGCAGTACGACGCGGCGAGCCGCTGGT
Coding sequences within:
- a CDS encoding WhiB family transcriptional regulator, translating into MTELFEQLLVEDADDEIGWQERALCAQTDPESFFPEKGGSTREAKKVCLACEVRSECLEYALANDERFGIWGGLSERERRRLKKAAV